In a genomic window of Rhodovulum sp. P5:
- a CDS encoding phosphomannomutase — protein sequence MAPKFGTSGLRGLVTDLTPDLVGRYTRAFVAACPVGDSIFVGRDLRDSSPRIAGDVIAAVRAAGKRAVDCGALPTPALALAAMGQGAGAVMVTGSHIPADRNGLKFYLPTGEISKADEQAIAQSFACETFAASGAQGALAADPKALSDYVGRYAQAFGADALAGLKIGVYQHSSVARDAMMDVVQALGGQALPLAFSDHFIPVDTEAVDADTRAMLAGWCADHGLDAVISTDGDADRPMLTDANGRVVPGDVMGIVTARALGARAVCTPVSSNSMVARLPEFDTVRLTRIGSPFVIAAMEEILATDPAAPVVGFEANGGFLLGFTAHRPAGALPPLMTRDSLLPIVAVLSAARAAGGGVADLLAGLPARRTAADRLQGVATEASADFLTGLKADPNARAEFFAPAGAETSCDLTDGLRVTFEGGDIVHLRPSGNAPEFRVYTESESTDRAEALLATFLDRVAVRLIGALA from the coding sequence ATGGCACCCAAATTCGGAACAAGCGGGCTTCGCGGTCTGGTGACGGACCTGACGCCCGATCTTGTCGGCCGCTACACGCGGGCCTTCGTGGCGGCCTGTCCTGTCGGGGACAGCATTTTCGTCGGCCGCGACCTGCGCGACTCCTCCCCCCGAATTGCGGGCGACGTGATCGCGGCGGTGCGCGCCGCTGGCAAGCGGGCCGTCGACTGCGGGGCGCTGCCCACCCCGGCGCTGGCGCTGGCGGCCATGGGGCAGGGCGCGGGCGCGGTGATGGTCACGGGCAGCCACATTCCCGCGGACCGGAACGGGCTGAAATTCTACCTGCCGACGGGCGAGATTTCAAAAGCCGACGAACAGGCCATCGCGCAGAGTTTCGCATGCGAAACTTTTGCCGCGTCGGGGGCGCAGGGCGCGCTGGCGGCCGATCCGAAGGCCCTGTCCGACTATGTCGGGCGCTATGCGCAGGCTTTTGGCGCGGATGCCCTGGCGGGGCTGAAGATCGGCGTTTATCAGCATTCCTCCGTCGCCCGCGACGCGATGATGGACGTGGTGCAGGCCCTGGGGGGGCAGGCGCTGCCGCTGGCCTTTTCCGATCACTTCATCCCCGTCGATACCGAGGCCGTGGATGCCGATACCCGCGCGATGCTTGCGGGGTGGTGCGCGGATCACGGGCTGGACGCGGTGATTTCCACAGATGGCGACGCCGACCGGCCGATGCTGACCGATGCCAACGGGCGCGTGGTGCCCGGCGATGTCATGGGCATCGTCACGGCGCGCGCGCTGGGCGCCCGGGCGGTCTGCACGCCGGTGTCGTCCAACAGCATGGTCGCGCGTCTGCCAGAGTTCGACACCGTGCGGCTGACCCGGATCGGATCGCCCTTCGTCATCGCCGCGATGGAAGAGATCCTCGCCACCGATCCCGCCGCCCCGGTCGTGGGGTTCGAGGCGAATGGCGGGTTCCTGCTGGGCTTCACGGCCCATCGGCCGGCCGGCGCGCTGCCACCGCTGATGACGCGCGATTCCCTTTTGCCCATCGTGGCGGTGCTGTCCGCGGCCCGGGCTGCGGGGGGCGGGGTGGCCGATCTGCTTGCCGGTTTGCCCGCCCGGCGCACCGCCGCGGACCGGCTGCAAGGCGTGGCGACAGAGGCCTCGGCCGACTTCCTTACCGGGCTGAAGGCCGATCCGAACGCCCGCGCCGAGTTCTTCGCGCCCGCGGGGGCAGAGACGTCGTGTGACCTGACCGACGGGCTGCGCGTGACGTTTGAGGGCGGCGATATCGTGCATCTGCGCCCCTCCGGCAACGCGCCGGAGTTTCGGGTTTATACCGAGTCGGAAAGCACCGACCGGGCAGAGGCGTTGCTGGCCACCTTCCTCGACCGGGTTGCCGTCCGTCTGATCGGCGCTCTGGCGTAA
- a CDS encoding sulfite exporter TauE/SafE family protein, protein MGAYVGSTLSSLLLSDMTTFRPLFGVLTLAIAVQIVTKLVKGWFSRDTRRLPGGLPVRGTSISLRALSFSYGDHAYRIPLRSPLLAGAGIAMLAAIFGVGGGFLLVPYLSVMLGLPMYIIPATAAIAIFMSLAVSISNFVALGAEIQFGILIPLIVGVIGGAILGPKVNRAMPNAVLQAIMAVIVTGIGVKYLVF, encoded by the coding sequence GTGGGCGCCTATGTCGGCAGCACGCTTTCCAGCCTTCTGTTGTCGGACATGACGACCTTTCGCCCGCTGTTCGGCGTCCTGACCCTCGCCATTGCCGTGCAGATCGTCACCAAGCTGGTCAAGGGCTGGTTCAGCCGCGACACCAGGCGCCTGCCCGGAGGTTTGCCGGTCCGGGGGACGTCGATCTCGCTCCGGGCGCTGTCGTTTTCCTATGGCGATCACGCCTACCGCATCCCCTTGCGCTCTCCCCTGCTGGCCGGGGCGGGCATCGCGATGCTGGCGGCGATCTTCGGCGTGGGCGGGGGGTTCCTGCTGGTGCCCTATCTGTCGGTGATGCTGGGTCTGCCGATGTACATCATCCCGGCCACCGCGGCGATCGCGATCTTCATGTCGCTGGCCGTGTCGATCAGCAATTTCGTGGCGCTGGGGGCCGAGATCCAGTTCGGCATCCTGATCCCGCTGATCGTCGGTGTCATCGGGGGCGCGATCCTGGGGCCGAAGGTGAACCGGGCGATGCCCAATGCCGTACTGCAGGCGATCATGGCCGTGATCGTGACGGGGATCGGGGTGAAGTATCTGGTGTTCTGA
- the ade gene encoding adenine deaminase produces the protein MADLERRIAQGRGDEPADLVLSGGRVFDLITGAMLDGDVAICGDTIVGTGAEYEGREVVDVSGLILVPGFIDTHLHIESSLVTPFEFDRCVTPRGITTAICDPHEIANVIGPDGIRYFQQASEHTLMDIRVQLSSCVPSTTMETAGAEIDADALAALMGHPSGIGLAEFMNYPGVIFRDQGVLAKLRLFDGGHIDGHCPLLSGRDLNAYIAAGIRTEHEATTAEEALEKLQKGMRVLIREGSVSKDLHALQPVLTETTAPYMCLCTDDRNPLDIADAGHLDYMIRTLIGLGCPPLAVYRAASLSGAEAFGLKDRGLITPGKRADIVALDSLNDCRAQMVWAAGRRVGETAFAARDTIAPIGRHSVLAPQVTADNFRLAENREDTHVIGILDGKILTEHLHETVPIVDGDKRPDPARDLVRIAVVERHGKNGNIATGFVKGFGLKRGAIASTVCHDHHNIACVGVDYPDMALAVNRMSEIEGGFVVAAGGTVLAELPLPVAGLMSLDPFEAVHDRLVSLRTAAKSLGVTLEEPFLQLAFLALPVIPSLKITDRGMVDVDRFELIS, from the coding sequence ATGGCCGATCTTGAACGCCGCATTGCCCAGGGCCGGGGCGACGAGCCTGCCGATCTGGTCCTCAGCGGGGGCCGTGTCTTCGACCTGATCACCGGCGCGATGCTGGACGGCGATGTCGCGATCTGCGGCGACACCATCGTCGGCACCGGCGCGGAATATGAGGGGCGAGAGGTCGTCGACGTCTCCGGCCTGATCCTCGTCCCCGGTTTCATCGACACGCATCTGCATATCGAGTCGAGCCTTGTCACGCCGTTCGAGTTCGACCGCTGCGTCACCCCCCGCGGGATCACCACCGCCATCTGCGACCCGCATGAAATCGCCAATGTCATCGGGCCCGACGGGATCCGATACTTCCAGCAGGCATCCGAACACACGCTGATGGACATCCGGGTACAGCTTTCCTCCTGCGTGCCGTCCACCACGATGGAAACCGCAGGCGCCGAGATCGACGCCGACGCGCTGGCCGCCCTGATGGGCCACCCCTCCGGCATCGGGCTGGCGGAGTTCATGAACTACCCCGGCGTGATCTTCCGTGACCAGGGCGTTCTGGCCAAGCTGCGGCTGTTTGACGGCGGTCATATCGACGGGCATTGCCCGCTTCTGTCGGGGCGCGACCTCAACGCCTATATCGCCGCGGGCATCCGGACAGAGCATGAGGCGACCACCGCCGAAGAGGCGCTTGAAAAGCTGCAAAAGGGGATGCGCGTGCTGATCCGCGAAGGATCGGTATCCAAGGACCTGCACGCCCTGCAACCGGTGCTGACCGAGACGACCGCGCCCTACATGTGCCTGTGCACCGACGACCGCAATCCACTGGATATCGCGGATGCCGGGCATCTCGACTACATGATCCGCACGCTGATCGGGCTGGGCTGCCCGCCATTGGCCGTCTACCGCGCGGCGTCCCTGTCCGGGGCAGAGGCATTCGGGCTGAAAGATCGCGGCCTGATCACACCGGGCAAGCGCGCCGATATCGTGGCGCTGGACAGCTTGAATGACTGCCGCGCGCAAATGGTCTGGGCGGCCGGGCGGCGCGTGGGCGAGACCGCCTTTGCCGCACGCGACACCATCGCCCCGATCGGGCGACACTCCGTCCTCGCGCCACAGGTCACGGCCGACAACTTCCGCCTCGCGGAAAACCGGGAGGACACCCATGTCATCGGCATTCTGGACGGCAAGATCCTGACCGAACACCTGCACGAGACCGTCCCCATCGTCGATGGCGACAAGCGCCCGGATCCGGCGCGCGATCTGGTGCGGATCGCGGTGGTCGAACGGCACGGAAAGAACGGCAATATCGCGACGGGCTTCGTCAAGGGATTTGGCCTGAAACGGGGGGCGATTGCCTCCACCGTCTGTCACGATCACCACAACATCGCCTGTGTCGGCGTGGACTATCCCGATATGGCGCTGGCGGTGAACCGGATGAGCGAGATCGAGGGCGGTTTCGTCGTCGCCGCGGGTGGCACCGTTCTGGCCGAACTGCCCCTGCCCGTGGCGGGGTTGATGAGCCTTGATCCGTTCGAGGCGGTCCATGACCGGCTGGTTTCCCTGCGCACCGCCGCCAAAAGCCTTGGCGTGACGCTGGAAGAACCTTTCCTGCAACTGGCCTTTCTTGCCCTGCCGGTGATCCCGTCGCTGAAGATCACCGACCGCGGCATGGTCGATGTGGACCGGTTCGAACTGATCTCCTGA